The genomic region TTTTTAGAATCTGTATTTGTTTGTATCACGCCACTTTGCATTCTATCAAGCGCACGAGCAGCGCAAAGCGCATAGTTCCCACCACTTCCAATAGCTGCGATTTTCCTATCTTCTGGCTCGAGCACATCGCCACTTCCGCTCAAAATAAAAAGATGTTCTTTATCAAGCACAATCATCATCGCTTCCAATTTGCGCAAATACTTATCATTCCTCCACTGCTTTGCAAACTCCAGCACAGAACGCATTAGCTCGCCTTTTTTGCCTTCCAAAATGCGCTCAAAATTATCAAACAAGCTAAACGCATCAGTCGTGCTTCCAGCAAAACCGCTTAGGATTTTATCGTGATAGAGTGTGCGCACCTTTGTCGCATTGCCTTTCATCACGCAGTTTCCAAAGCTCACCTGCCCATCGCCCCCAATCACTGCACATTTTTTTCCTTCAAACTCGCCTCTATAAGCCAAAATTGTTGTCGCTTTAAACATAATTTTCTCCTAAAATCTTAAATCCCAAATTTTAGATTCTATCAGAATCCTATTCAATACGCTGTTAATAAGTTTTTATTTTCTTGTAGTGGAATTATTTTTGTTTGAAAAAAGCTATCTTAACACAAAGGCATTTTATGCACTATCCCTTAGAGCCTTTTAGCGCGTTTGAAGAAAATCTGCTTTTGTGGATGGGGCGCTTTGTGCGGTGGAAAATTAACACGCTTTCAAATCATCAAGTGCGCGACAAAGAAGCCATCTTGCAATGTTTGCAGATTCTTAATCAATTGCCACAAAGCATTCAGCATCTCCTGCAAATATGCAAAAATGCGCGTAAAGCCGGGCTTATAGGGATCAATATTTTTATCACACCGCTTGGGAAATTGTATGAGTATCTTTGCGCACTTAGGCTAATGTCCTTGCGCGAGATTAATGAAGAGATTATTATTGATTTTCTAAGCGTGCATACTTCGACACTTAGCGATGCGAGTAAAAAAAATTACAGAATCGTGCTTATTGGATTCTTTGGTTTTATTGACAAGCGCAATGAGGATAATGGCACCTCGCATGTGTTTGGAATCGAGCTTGCGATTAAGCATTTGCTCGCGCAAAATAATGGGCAAAAACTCCCTGCATATTTAGAAGAGCGCGAGTTAGAGCGGTTTTTGGAAGCCATAGATTCTACGCCATTGCCATTTTCTCACGCTACACGCGATAAGCTCATTATAAAAATCATTGTTTATACCGGCGTGCGTGTCAATGAGATTCTCAACCTTCGCACAAAAGATTTAATCCCGCAAGAGGATTTGTGGATGTTTGCAGTGCGTGGGAAGGGCAATAAAATGCGTATGGTGATGGTAAAAAAAGAAAAGATTGAGAATCTTATGAACGCGTGGATGGAGCAGCGCAGTCAAATTGCGCTCAATACAGCGATTGAAGATAGTCTCATTTTTTGTAACAAAAAAGGTGGCAAGCTTACGCAAGCGCGCGTGTATCAGGTGCTAGGCGCTATTTTAGCCCAAGCCGGAATAAAAAAGGAAAAAATGGGCGCGCATATGCTTCGTCATACCTTTGCTACGATGCTTTATACAAAAAAGCACGATTTGGTGCTGGTGCAAGAAGCGCTCGGACACGCTAATCTCAACACAAGCAGAATCTACACGCATTTTGATAAGCAAAGGCTCATCGAAGCTGCAAGCGTGATGGACGATTTTGAAAAGTGAAAGTAAAGATTTATGCAAAAAATCTCTTCTTTTCCTTGTGTGATTCTCTGTGGTGGGAAATCTAGCAGAATGGGCTGCGACAAGGCACTTTTGCCTTTTGATGCAAATTTTGCAGAGCAAGATTCTAAGCAGAGCATAGAATGCGAGGCAAGACAAGATTTTAGGCAAAATTCTCTCACGCAATTTGTTTATAATAACCTAAGCGAGTGGTTTGAGCGCGTTTTTCTTTGTGTGAAAAGCAAAGATTCTAAGCTTTTGGAATATAATTTGCCAACGATTATAGAATCGCGCGTGTTACAAGAAAATGCTCTAGATTGCACGTTAAATATTCAAAATCTCGCATTTAAAGAGAGGTTTTCTCCGCTTTATGGAATCTTTTGTGCGCTAGAATTTGCACAAAAGCATTTAGACGCGCAGTATGTGGCGTTTGTAAGTGTGGATACGCCTTTTATCAATCCAATGCATTTTGAGAATCTTGCCACGCTTTCACAGCAAAAAAACTACAAGGTTGCTTACATCACACAGATTTTAGAAAATGGCGACAAAAAAGAGCATTTTTTGCTTTCCCTTTGGCATATGAGTATGAAAGACACGCTTTTAAATGCGCTAAAAAATAAAGATTTTAAAATCGGTGTGTTGATAAAAAACACAATGCATACAAGTTTAGAGATTAAAGATAATGCATTAAGTTTTAATCTCAACACAAAAGAAACCTATCACAACGCATTAAAATTTCTGCAATCCTATGCAACGCGCCACAAGAAACATTAAAAAATAAAATGTTTGCAAATTGCTACAAATGCAGGTTTTTTTGCTAGAATCTGGGGCTTATTTTTTAAGCCAAAAGGTAGCAAGATGATACGGCATTTTTTGACTTTGCAGGATTTTTCAAATGAGGAGATTCTGCAAATCCTAGACTTGGCATTAGAGATTAAAGCCCAACATAAATCTAACACCCAAACACCATATATGCGTAATAAAACATTAGGAATGATTTTTGAAAAATCCTCTACGCGCACAAGAGTGAGCTTTGAGGCGGGGATTTATCAGCTTGGCGGGACGGGGATTTTTCTTTCAAACAAAGACATTCAGCTTGGGCGTGGTGAGCCGATGAAGGACACTGCGCGCGTGATAAGCTCAATGCTTGATATGGTGATGATTCGCACAGGCGAACATTCTAGAATCTTAGAATTTGCGAAATATTCACGCGTGCCTGTGATCAATGGCTTGACTGATGATTTCCACCCTGTGCAGCTTTTGGCAGATTATATGACGATGATAGAATGTGGAATCTATGTCCAAGCAGATTCTAAATTTTGCAGATTCTATCCAAAAAGCGTGGCAAAGCCCGTTGTTGCTTACATTGGTGATGGGAATAATATGGCGCATTCTTGGCTAAACCTAAGCGCGATTCTTGGTTTTGAGCTAAGAATTGCTTCCCCAAAAGGCTATGAGCCAAAAGATGAGGTTGTGAAATTTGCGCGCGAGATGGCAAAAACAAGTGGCGCAAAAATCCTTATTGGGCAGGATATTGATGTTGCAATTTCTGGAGCAAATGTCGTAACCACGGACACTTGGGCGTCAATGGGACAAGAAAATGAGAAAAAAGAGCGCGAAAAGGCGTTTAAAGAATATTGTGTGGATAGTGCTAAAATGGCGCTTGCGCAAAAAGAGGCGATTTTCTTGCATTGCTTGCCAGCATATCGCGGGCAGGAGGTGAGCGAAGAGGTACTAGAGGGCGCGCAAAGTCGCGTTTTTGAAGAAGCACAAAACCGCTTGCACGCACAAAAAGGTGTTATGGTATGGCTAGCAAGAGAAAATGAAGAGAAGCAACAAATTATAAAGAAATAAGCAATTTTTTTACAAAATATTTCTCAAAACATTTTTGAGTTTAAGGAGGGCAAAATGAAAATAGCAAAAAAAACTGCTACGCTTTTTGATGAAAATATCCATCAACAATACAGCTTTGGTGTGTTAAATAAAATTGATTCCAAAAATGCCCTTATTGCGTTGCAAAAAGGTGAGTTAAAGAATGAAAATATTTGGCTTTTGAGAGATAATGAGGACAATGAATTTGCACTTATCCCAAGTCAGGTGCTAAATACGCTCAATCAGCGCATGAGGGATTTACAAGAGGAGCGCTTTTTTATACGATTAGAGCGTGAAATCGCCCAGCAAATGCCAATTGATATGGACGATGTGGTGGTGATTGCATCAGAATATATTGAAAGTTTTCGCAAAAAAGATGGTTCTTTGCCTTTACTCAATGCTCGCGCAATCGCTCGCGATTTAAAGAAACAATATCCAAATCTTTTTTTTAACCTTCAAGATTTGCTTGATAAGAGATAAGATATGATTGATTTTCAAAAATATGTGCGTTATTCAAAGCCCGGACCTCGCTACACAAGCTATCCTACTGCGGTAGAATTTAGTAATGCTTTTGAATCTAGCGCATACAAGGAAGCGCTAAAACGCGCGGATTTAACCAAAATCCCACTTTCACTCTATACGCATTTGCCATTTTGTCGTTCGGCGTGTTATTTTTGCGGGTGCAATGTAATTTACACAAGCAAAGAAGAAAAGAAGCCCCGCTATATTGAATATCTCAAAAAAGAACTCGCACTTTTAAAGCAAAGCTTTGATACTACGCGTGAAGTCGTGCAGTTTCATTTTGGTGGAGGAACACCTACATTTTTTAATGCTAAAGAATTAGAATCTGTTATAAAAGCCCTGTGCGAGTGCTTTCCAAACTTTGCAAAAGATTGTGAAATCAGCTGCGAGATTGACCCAAGATATTTTGATATTGAGCAAATGCGCGTTTTAAAAGCGTATGGCTTTAGTCGCTTAAGCTTTGGTGTGCAGGATTTTGAGGAATGCGTGCAGGACGCAATCCATCGCAAACAAAGCTTTAAAATTGTTAAAAATGCTATTGAGCTTGCGCGCAGTTTTGGGATTAAATCTATTAATTTTGATTTAATTTATGGCTTGCCATTTCAGAGCTTGCAGAGCTTTGAGCGCACGCTAGATTCTGTGTTAGAGCTAAGTCCGGAGCGTTTGGCGGTGTTTAATTACGCACATGTACCTTGGCTTAAAAAAACAATGCGAAAAATTGATGAAACCACGCTCCCGCGCCCACAAGAGAAGTTGCAGATTCTGCAAAATAGCATAGAAAAACTTACAAAAAATGGCTATGAAATGATTGGTATGGATCATTTTGCAAAAAAAGATGATGAGCTTTATCTAGCAAAGGCGCGCAAACAGCTCCGCCGAAACTTTCAAGGCTACACGACAAAGGGTTTTTCACAAACTATTGGTGTGGGTGTGACGAGCATTAGTGAGGGGATTGATTATTATGCGCAGAATTTTAAGGATTTGAGCTTGTATGAAAACGCGCTTGATAATGGGATTTTACCCACAGAACGGGGCATTAGGCTAAGTAAAGAGGATATTTTACGCAAGAGCGTGATAATGGAGCTTATGAATAATTTAAGCCTGAATTTTGCCTCCATTGAAAGCGCGTTTGGGATTGATTTTAAAACGCATTTTGCCAAAGAGTTGAGCGAACTAAAGCCTTTTGAAAAAGCGAATTTGCTCAAAGTGAATAGTGAAGGGATTTTTACCACGCCAACAGGGGGTATGCTTATCCGCAATATTGCGATGCTTTTTGATGCGTATTTGTATAAAAATGTCGGTAAAGATACTTTCAGCAAGACGATTTAAGGTGTGTGCGTGCAGTTACTTGATTTAAAAAACCTTGCAAACTCGTGTGTGAAATGTGGTAAATGTATCCCAAGTTGCACGATTTATCAAGTCAATCGCGATGAAACGACTTCACCAAGGGGATTTTTAGATCTCTTAGGCGCGTATAAAGATGGCAAATTACCCTTAGATTCTAATGCAAAAAAAATCTTTGAATCTTGCTTTCTCTGCACCACTTGCGTAAGCGTGTGTCCTGCGAGCTTGCCAACTGATTTAGCCATAGAATCTGTGCGCGTAGAAATTGCCAAAAAATATGGAATCAGCTGGTATAAACGTGCATATTTTTTTCTTTTGCGCCATAGAAAATGGGCGGATTTTGTCTTTAATTTTCTAGCATTTATTGCGCCTTGCACGTTTAAAAGCGAGAGCTACAAAGGAGAGAAAACAAAATTGCGCGCAAGAAGCTTTGTTTTTGGCTTAAGAGGGCGCAGTATTTTTCCTTTTGTCAAAAAGTCCTTTTTGCAACGTCACGGAGGAGAAAAAGACAGGTTAGATTTTCAAGCACAAAAGCGCGTGGCGATTTTTATCGGTTGTATTAGCAATTACAATTACCCAAATGTGGGGGAAAGTTTGTTAAAGATTCTTAATAAACTCGGTATCTCTTATTTTGTGCCAAAGTCGCAGGAGTGTTGCGGTGCGCCGGCGTTTTTCACAGGTGATATACAAACCGTGCTTTTTTTAGTCAAAAAAAATATAGAGTATTTTGAGAGTTTTTGGAATGAAATTGATGCGATGCTTATTCCTGAAGCTACTTGTGCGGCGATGTTGAAGATCGATTGGAAGCACGCACTTGAGCTAAGTGGAGAAAGTGAATGGGTGGAGCGCTTAGAGAAACTTTTGCCAAAAATCCATATGGCAAGTGCGTGGCTACAAAAACAAACTGATTTATCCAAGCATTTGCAAGAATCAAAGCAGCAAGAAAGTCTCACTTACCACGATCCTTGTCACGCGCGCAAAGTGCTTGGAATCTACAAAGAGCCACGCGCACTTTTAAGCAAAAATTTTAATCTTATAGAAATGCAGGATTCTGCGCGTTGCTGTGGCTTTGGTGGCGTTAGTATGCAGAGTTCAAACTACGCGCTCACGCTGAAAGCTGGCATACCAAAAGCAAAGGACATAGAAAATTCAAAGGCGCATATCGTAAGCGCGGAATGTGGCGCGTGCAGAATGCAGATTACAAACACATTAGATTCTATTCATTCAAAAGTGCGCTTTATCCACCCGCTGGAGCTTTTGGCTGAGAATCTTAAAAGTTAGTCTATAATTTAACTAACACATTTATCACGCGTTTTTACGATTGAAAACATTGCAAGCATTTTGTGCTAATTTCTATCCTGAGTTTTGTTGCTGTTTCAAAAGCCATTAAAGATGCAGAAGATAAAGAATAAATTTCTTAAGTTTAATACAACTGCATACTGGCGCAATGCAAGCTTCCGTGCCATTTTATAAGAGCGGAGCAATCTATCCCTATCACTTCCAAATGTGGCAATTCTGCGCGTAGAGCTTCAAGCGCGCGTTTGTCATTTTTCTTGTCATTGTAAGTTGGCACAAGGAGCGCGCCATTGATAAATAAAAAATTCACATAGCTTGCCGGCAAGCGCTCTTTTTTGTGAAATTGCGCTTTTGGTAAAGGCAGTGCCACAAGTTTAAATGGTGCGTCATTCTCATCACGTAGGGCTTTTAGCTCATTTTCCATTTTTGCCAAACTCTCAAAATGTATATCCTTGCTATCCTCACATTTTACATAGGCAATGGTTTTTGGCGCGATAAAGCGCGCGAGATTGTCAATGTGACTATCCGTATCATCGCCTGCTAAAAATCCTTGCTCTAGCCAAAAAATCTTTGTAAGCCCAAATGTTTCACACAGGATTTTTTCAATCTCTATTTTGCTTAGATGTGCGTTGCGATTTGGCTCTAGGAGGCAGTTTGTGGTGGTTAGAAGTAGGTTTTGACCATTGCTATCAATGCTTCCACCTTCTAGCACAAGGTTTTGCTTGCTAAGGTTTTCTAAGATTCCAAGTTCGTGAAGTCGCGTGTTTATTTGGTTATCAAAATTCGCGCTAAATTTCAGTCCCCAACCATTGAAAGTAAAATTAAGATTTTTATTAAGCCCATTTTCTGTTATGCTAATAGGACCAAAATCGCGCGCCCAAGTATCATTAAGAGGGATTCTAAAAACTTGCAAATTACCGGATTTAAGCTGTTTTTTGCAATGTTGTCGGATAAATTTCAGCCCGCTTTTATCACGAGGATCGATACAAAGATACACGCGCTCACGCGCGCAAATGAGCTTAATAATGTGCTCAAAGCACACACGTGCTTCCTTTAACATACTTTTCCAATCGCTGTGTTTATGTGGGAGGGCGAGTAAAATCGCGCGCTGTTTTTCCCACTCCGCATAAAGGCGCGGGGATTGCGTAGGGTTTTTGCTAGAAGCAAAGGCTTTCACTTTTAAGCTCCTTATTAACTTAGGAATAAAACTCCTACCTTAGCACGAGTTTTATTAAAAGGTTTTGAAAGTGGAGTATTGCATGGAAATTTTATTAAAAAGTTAAAACACATATTGTATTTTTAAAATTTTGTGTTATAATTGGCACTTTCTTAGGCTTTTTAGATTCCAAAAAATATATTTTTCAGAATCTCTCAATTTAATCAAACGCGTTTTTAAAAATGGGTTTATTCGACAAGGGGAGAAGATTCTAAGCGGTGGCGCTTGCGCACAATTGACATTTTTAACACAAGGAGTTTCCCATTATCTCATTACAACAAGTAACCAAAACCTACCCTAATGGCTTTTGCGCGATTAAAGGCATTGATTTAGAAGTGCAAGAAGGCGATATTATGGGGATTATCGGCTATTCTGGTGCGGGGAAAAGTACATTAATTAGGCTTATAAATCGCCTTGAAGAGCCAAGTAGTGGGCGTGTGGAAATCGATGGAATCGATATGCTCGCGCTTTCTCAAAAGCAGCTTCAAAAGCAACGTCAAAATATAGGTATGATTTTTCAGCATTTCAATCTTCTAAGCGCACGCGATGTGTTTGGGAATGTCGCCTTTGCGCTTGAAATTGCTAAGTGGAAAAAAGAGAGCATAAAGGCGCGTGTAGATGAGCTTTTAGAGCTTGTGGGCTTGAGTGAAAAAGCGCATTTTTATCCAAGTCAGCTAAGTGGCGGGCAAAAACAGCGCGTGGCTATTGCGCGTGCGTTAGCCAACCACCCAAAAGTGCTTCTTTGTGATGAAGCCACAAGCGCGCTAGATACGAAAACTACGCGCTCAATCCTTTCACTGCTTAAAGATATTCAAGCAAAACTTTCTCTTACAATAGTGCTTATCACGCATCAAATCGAGGTGGTGCAACAAATTTGCAACAAAGTCTGTGTGATTAGCAATGGTGAGATTGTGGAGCGCGGGAAGGTTGAAGAAGTGTTTGCAAATCCAAAAGAAGCCATCACAAGGGAGCTTATCTCGTTTTTGCCACTCGATGAGAGTAAGCTTATCGCGCATGTGGGTGCTAGTGAGAATACTTATCGTGTGATTTTCACAGGACCTAACGCGCAAAGTCCGCTCATTAGTCAAATGATTAAGAAATTTGACGTAGATGTAAATATTTTGAGTGGTAGTATTGAAGAGTTTAACAAACAAGATATTGGGCATTTGGTGGTGAAATTTTTGCAAAAAGATACAGATTCTATCCACAAAAGCCTTGAATGGCTACAATCTCAAGGCGTGACAATAGAATCTCTGAGTTCGCAATCTCTCAATCTCAAACAAGATTCACAAATCACGCACAATCCACACGTCACGCAAAATAAGGATTAAAAAATGATAAAAGATTTTTTACGCTCTGCGGATAGGGAATTTGAAGCGATTTTGCATTCTCTTTTTGGGAATGATTTAGGTTATTTGCTTTCAAAAGGTTTGCTTGAAACGCTTTATATGGTGCAGTTTTCCGCGCTTTTTGCTGTGCTTTTTGGCTTGCCACTTGGGGTTTTACTCGCTATCACGCGCGAAGATTCTATCAAGCCCGCACCACTTTTTAATAAAATCCTTGGGTGGGTTGTAAATATGGTGCGCTCCTTTCCTTTTATGGTGCTAATCCTCGTGCTACTACCATTTTCTGGTGCGCTTATTGGTATGAGCACAGGCTCGACAGCTGCGATTATCGCGCTTAGTATTGCGGCGATTCCTTTTATTGCGCGCCTTTTTGAGGGGGCATTGCTTGAAGTGCCAAAAGATTTGATTGAAGCCACGCAAAGTATGGGTGCGAGCAATTTTACGATTATCAGAATGATGCTTTGTGAATGCAAGCCCGCACTTGCAAATGCCATTGTGATAACCTCCATTAGCCTTGTTGGGTATTCTGCGATGGCTGGGATTGTGGGTGGTGGCGGATTAGGAGATTTGGCTTATCGTATAGGATTCCAATCTTTTAAGCCTGATGTGTTGCTATACGCGGTGATTGTTACGATGATTTTAGTCCAGCTTATCCAAAGCGGCGGGGATTTTATCGTAAAAATCCTGCGCGCAAATCGTTAAATTTAACTTTAAAAAAGGAGTAAAAATGAAAATACTACAAAAACTAGGCTTTGGGTTTTTAAGTGTCATTATCGCGCTTAGCCTCAATGCTTGCGGAGAAGAGAAAGAAAAGAGTGTAGAATCTGCAGATTCTAGCAAAATGCCTTTGCTTGTGGTGGGTGCGACACCTGTGCCAGCAAGTGAGGTTTTAGAGTTTGCCAAACCACTTTTAGCTAAAAAAGGCGTGGAGATGAAAGTGCAAGTTTTCACAGACTACACAACGCCTGATATTGCGCTAAATGATGGCAGCAATGACGCTAATCTTTATCAGCATAAGCCCTTTATGGAGGCGCAAAATGCGCAAAGAGGTTTTAATCTTGTTGCACTAGAGCCAATTTATGTTGTGCCACTTGGCTTTTATTCTAAAAAATATAAGAGTGTTGATGAGATTCCAGATGGTGCGGATATCGCATTGCCCGGAGATAGCTCAAATCTCGCGCGAGCGCTTATTTTGCTTCACGATTTTGGTGTGATTGAGCTAAAAGACCCTAAGAATCTTGCAAGCACCATTGAATATGATATTGTAAAAAATCCTAAGAATTTACGTTTCAGACCCGTAGAGGCTGCAGGCTTGCCGAGTTTGTTGCCTAATGTTGATGCTGCGGTGATTAATGCAAACTATGCGCTACAAGCAGGGCTTAGCATTAAAAGTGCATTTTTCCACGAAGATGCGAAGTCTGAGTATGTCAATGTCTTTGTAACGCGCAAAGAACTAGAAAATGACGAACGCATCCAAAAGCTCAAAGAAGTGCTTATGGGTGATGAAGTCGCAGGCTTTATCATCGAAAAATATAAGGGTGAAATTTTGCCTGTGAATCTAAAAAAATAAAGGAGACAATATGAAAATATTAAAAAACTTAGGATTAATTGCTTTAGGTGCAATTCTTGCAGTTGGCTTTAGTGCGTGTGGAGAGGAAAAAGAAAAAGCGCAAACAGAATCTAAAAACACAAAGAAAAATGAAGTTGTCGTTGGCGCTACACCTATCCCACATGGGCAGATTCTAGAATTTATCAAAGAGGATTTGCAAAAAGAGGGTGTGAATCTTAAGATTGTCGAATTTACTGATTATGTCACACCAAATATAAGTCTGCATGATAAGAGTTTGGACGCGAACTTTATGCAGCATAAGCCATATTTAGATTCTATTAATAAGGATAGAGGTTATAGGCTTGTCTCAATTGCC from Helicobacter himalayensis harbors:
- the hslV gene encoding ATP-dependent protease subunit HslV, whose translation is MFKATTILAYRGEFEGKKCAVIGGDGQVSFGNCVMKGNATKVRTLYHDKILSGFAGSTTDAFSLFDNFERILEGKKGELMRSVLEFAKQWRNDKYLRKLEAMMIVLDKEHLFILSGSGDVLEPEDRKIAAIGSGGNYALCAARALDRMQSGVIQTNTDSKNLQIPPKELVRQSLQIAGELCIYTNTNIKILELE
- a CDS encoding tyrosine-type recombinase/integrase; amino-acid sequence: MHYPLEPFSAFEENLLLWMGRFVRWKINTLSNHQVRDKEAILQCLQILNQLPQSIQHLLQICKNARKAGLIGINIFITPLGKLYEYLCALRLMSLREINEEIIIDFLSVHTSTLSDASKKNYRIVLIGFFGFIDKRNEDNGTSHVFGIELAIKHLLAQNNGQKLPAYLEERELERFLEAIDSTPLPFSHATRDKLIIKIIVYTGVRVNEILNLRTKDLIPQEDLWMFAVRGKGNKMRMVMVKKEKIENLMNAWMEQRSQIALNTAIEDSLIFCNKKGGKLTQARVYQVLGAILAQAGIKKEKMGAHMLRHTFATMLYTKKHDLVLVQEALGHANLNTSRIYTHFDKQRLIEAASVMDDFEK
- a CDS encoding NTP transferase domain-containing protein, which translates into the protein MQKISSFPCVILCGGKSSRMGCDKALLPFDANFAEQDSKQSIECEARQDFRQNSLTQFVYNNLSEWFERVFLCVKSKDSKLLEYNLPTIIESRVLQENALDCTLNIQNLAFKERFSPLYGIFCALEFAQKHLDAQYVAFVSVDTPFINPMHFENLATLSQQKNYKVAYITQILENGDKKEHFLLSLWHMSMKDTLLNALKNKDFKIGVLIKNTMHTSLEIKDNALSFNLNTKETYHNALKFLQSYATRHKKH
- the argF gene encoding ornithine carbamoyltransferase, whose amino-acid sequence is MRHFLTLQDFSNEEILQILDLALEIKAQHKSNTQTPYMRNKTLGMIFEKSSTRTRVSFEAGIYQLGGTGIFLSNKDIQLGRGEPMKDTARVISSMLDMVMIRTGEHSRILEFAKYSRVPVINGLTDDFHPVQLLADYMTMIECGIYVQADSKFCRFYPKSVAKPVVAYIGDGNNMAHSWLNLSAILGFELRIASPKGYEPKDEVVKFAREMAKTSGAKILIGQDIDVAISGANVVTTDTWASMGQENEKKEREKAFKEYCVDSAKMALAQKEAIFLHCLPAYRGQEVSEEVLEGAQSRVFEEAQNRLHAQKGVMVWLARENEEKQQIIKK
- a CDS encoding DUF2603 domain-containing protein, with translation MKIAKKTATLFDENIHQQYSFGVLNKIDSKNALIALQKGELKNENIWLLRDNEDNEFALIPSQVLNTLNQRMRDLQEERFFIRLEREIAQQMPIDMDDVVVIASEYIESFRKKDGSLPLLNARAIARDLKKQYPNLFFNLQDLLDKR
- the hemN gene encoding oxygen-independent coproporphyrinogen III oxidase, which gives rise to MIDFQKYVRYSKPGPRYTSYPTAVEFSNAFESSAYKEALKRADLTKIPLSLYTHLPFCRSACYFCGCNVIYTSKEEKKPRYIEYLKKELALLKQSFDTTREVVQFHFGGGTPTFFNAKELESVIKALCECFPNFAKDCEISCEIDPRYFDIEQMRVLKAYGFSRLSFGVQDFEECVQDAIHRKQSFKIVKNAIELARSFGIKSINFDLIYGLPFQSLQSFERTLDSVLELSPERLAVFNYAHVPWLKKTMRKIDETTLPRPQEKLQILQNSIEKLTKNGYEMIGMDHFAKKDDELYLAKARKQLRRNFQGYTTKGFSQTIGVGVTSISEGIDYYAQNFKDLSLYENALDNGILPTERGIRLSKEDILRKSVIMELMNNLSLNFASIESAFGIDFKTHFAKELSELKPFEKANLLKVNSEGIFTTPTGGMLIRNIAMLFDAYLYKNVGKDTFSKTI
- a CDS encoding (Fe-S)-binding protein, with translation MQLLDLKNLANSCVKCGKCIPSCTIYQVNRDETTSPRGFLDLLGAYKDGKLPLDSNAKKIFESCFLCTTCVSVCPASLPTDLAIESVRVEIAKKYGISWYKRAYFFLLRHRKWADFVFNFLAFIAPCTFKSESYKGEKTKLRARSFVFGLRGRSIFPFVKKSFLQRHGGEKDRLDFQAQKRVAIFIGCISNYNYPNVGESLLKILNKLGISYFVPKSQECCGAPAFFTGDIQTVLFLVKKNIEYFESFWNEIDAMLIPEATCAAMLKIDWKHALELSGESEWVERLEKLLPKIHMASAWLQKQTDLSKHLQESKQQESLTYHDPCHARKVLGIYKEPRALLSKNFNLIEMQDSARCCGFGGVSMQSSNYALTLKAGIPKAKDIENSKAHIVSAECGACRMQITNTLDSIHSKVRFIHPLELLAENLKS
- a CDS encoding agmatine deiminase family protein, with amino-acid sequence MKAFASSKNPTQSPRLYAEWEKQRAILLALPHKHSDWKSMLKEARVCFEHIIKLICARERVYLCIDPRDKSGLKFIRQHCKKQLKSGNLQVFRIPLNDTWARDFGPISITENGLNKNLNFTFNGWGLKFSANFDNQINTRLHELGILENLSKQNLVLEGGSIDSNGQNLLLTTTNCLLEPNRNAHLSKIEIEKILCETFGLTKIFWLEQGFLAGDDTDSHIDNLARFIAPKTIAYVKCEDSKDIHFESLAKMENELKALRDENDAPFKLVALPLPKAQFHKKERLPASYVNFLFINGALLVPTYNDKKNDKRALEALRAELPHLEVIGIDCSALIKWHGSLHCASMQLY
- a CDS encoding methionine ABC transporter ATP-binding protein; translation: MISLQQVTKTYPNGFCAIKGIDLEVQEGDIMGIIGYSGAGKSTLIRLINRLEEPSSGRVEIDGIDMLALSQKQLQKQRQNIGMIFQHFNLLSARDVFGNVAFALEIAKWKKESIKARVDELLELVGLSEKAHFYPSQLSGGQKQRVAIARALANHPKVLLCDEATSALDTKTTRSILSLLKDIQAKLSLTIVLITHQIEVVQQICNKVCVISNGEIVERGKVEEVFANPKEAITRELISFLPLDESKLIAHVGASENTYRVIFTGPNAQSPLISQMIKKFDVDVNILSGSIEEFNKQDIGHLVVKFLQKDTDSIHKSLEWLQSQGVTIESLSSQSLNLKQDSQITHNPHVTQNKD
- a CDS encoding methionine ABC transporter permease, with product MVQFSALFAVLFGLPLGVLLAITREDSIKPAPLFNKILGWVVNMVRSFPFMVLILVLLPFSGALIGMSTGSTAAIIALSIAAIPFIARLFEGALLEVPKDLIEATQSMGASNFTIIRMMLCECKPALANAIVITSISLVGYSAMAGIVGGGGLGDLAYRIGFQSFKPDVLLYAVIVTMILVQLIQSGGDFIVKILRANR
- a CDS encoding MetQ/NlpA family ABC transporter substrate-binding protein, with translation MKILQKLGFGFLSVIIALSLNACGEEKEKSVESADSSKMPLLVVGATPVPASEVLEFAKPLLAKKGVEMKVQVFTDYTTPDIALNDGSNDANLYQHKPFMEAQNAQRGFNLVALEPIYVVPLGFYSKKYKSVDEIPDGADIALPGDSSNLARALILLHDFGVIELKDPKNLASTIEYDIVKNPKNLRFRPVEAAGLPSLLPNVDAAVINANYALQAGLSIKSAFFHEDAKSEYVNVFVTRKELENDERIQKLKEVLMGDEVAGFIIEKYKGEILPVNLKK